The Aedes aegypti strain LVP_AGWG chromosome 3, AaegL5.0 Primary Assembly, whole genome shotgun sequence genome contains a region encoding:
- the LOC110679443 gene encoding cuticle protein 16.5-like, with amino-acid sequence MAFKIAVLFACLAYASAGYLEPATTYQAAPLAYSSLQSSALSYGYSSPIAQHTYAAPIAHQTYAAPIAHQTYAAPIARTYAAPALSYAQSYAPALSYSAAPALSYSAAPAVSYARSYAPALSYSAPLTTTKTLAIAQPAIAHSAPAALTYSAAPALSYARSYAPALSYSAPLAAKTVAIAQPAAIAHAAPAALTYAPAHATSYTSSFMKYNSPLIAYAY; translated from the exons ATGGCCTTTAAG ATCGCTGTTCTGTTTGCCTGCCTGGCCTACGCCAGCGCTGGATATCTGGAACCAGCCACTACTTACCAAGCTGCACCACTGGCCTATAGCTCGCTTCAATCGTCGGCTCTGTCCTACGGATACAGTTCTCCTATTGCCCAACATACCTACGCTGCTCCAATCGCTCATCAGACTTATGCTGCCCCAATTGCTCATCAAACATACGCCGCACCAATTGCCCGTACCTATGCTGCTCCAGCTTTGTCCTACGCTCAAAGCTATGCTCCAGCTCTATCCTACTCAGCAGCCCCAGCTCTGTCCTACTCGGCCGCTCCAGCTGTATCCTATGCTCGTAGCTACGCTCCAGCTCTGTCTTACTCAGCTCCACTGACAACCACCAAGACCCTCGCCATCGCCCAGCCAGCCATCGCTCATTCTGCTCCTGCAGCTCTGACCTACTCTGCTGCTCCAGCCTTGTCCTACGCTCGCAGCTACGCTCCAGCTCTGTCCTACTCCGCCCCATTGGCCGCCAAGACCGTTGCTATTGCTCAGCCAGCTGCCATTGCTCATGCTGCCCCTGCAGCTTTGACCTACGCACCAGCCCATGCCACCAGCTACACCAGCTCCTTCATGAAGTACAACAGCCCATTGATCGCTTATGCTTATTAG